The window GGCAGGCAGGTGTGGGCTCCGGAGCAGCAAGGCCGACGCTGCCGGCCTCAGACCACCAGCTCCAGCTGACACCATCTTCCGGGCTTGCGCCTGTGCAGGCCAAGTGCAAGACCCATAATTTGTATCTTATATAATTCTTCTCTACTGTCTGATGTTCTATCTTCCCTGGTAGACAGACAGTAAGCACTATGATGGCAGTGGCTATTTTATTCACCACTGTATCCCCAGCAACAAGCACAGTGCCAGGTTAGGTGAACAAATGAAACATTTGAGGTTTTTTCTCTCACAAAGAATTATGTTCTGTAAATGATAAAAACCATCCTCTTATTGGCTTATGTCCCATTCCACAATTTTATTTAGCTCTAAGCTCAATATTCCctacagatatatttatatttttcttatttataaaatattgcttCTCTTAAAAGAAGATGCATTTTCCTCcgtttttatgaatattttgcaAACTACTCACAATTGGGCATTAGAGATAACCAATATTAAAGTACAAGAAAATGttcaaaacataaatataattacaGGTTACTATAGGTCCAGACACaaaatggttttaattttatCTCACAATCCTGGGCCAAAATACTGCTGTCTCCAATGGTAAGACTGGCaaactaatatatataaaacaataactttttttaatattaggctgttttcttatattaaatattGGTAGTATAAAATGGTagtatctagggcagccctggtggcacagcggtttggcgccacctgcagcctggggtgtgatcctggggacccgggatagagtcccatgtcgggctccctgcatggagcctgcttctccctctgcctgtgtctctgcctctcagtatctctctgaataaaataaataaatctttaaaaaaaataaaaaataaaataaaataaaatggtagtatTTATAAGATAAACTACTATATTTGGAAATAACTATTTAGTAATCCTGAAATAGATTCAATGTGGAGGGAAAACAGTTTTAAAAGGatgatttaaaatatgaaatgctttTCCAGGTATGTAATTTACTGGCCTTTTGCAGAGTTTACCTGAAGTGATCTTTTAcagaacagaaatgcaaaaatgctGGAAGAAAAAGTACCCTAAAGCAGAATCCCAAATTGGAAATATTACAAAATCAGTACATCACACATAGTGTGAAATACAGATGTCAAATTGTTTGGGCACTGTTTTTTTGATCACTTGTTAAAGAAAtacatgattaaaatattttggtacCATTTAAATACTGTTCttcaaaaattctaatttttgtgaCAAGGATAGAATACCAGAGAATTTTGCTTTGAATTTTGGAAAGCTTTTCCCCCAAAACAACATTTTTGagtatgtatttaaaaagtcCAGTCTAAGGTGATTCATAAATAGTGAAAAATATGCAATTGTCTTTCTTCATGTTGTTAGGTTTTCCTAATAAGGTTAAGTTGTCATTCAACATGTTCTCTTAGTCAAAAGCAAATTCTCATTTCTTTGGCAGTAGGTACAAATATTTCATTCCACATCTGTCATTTCTATTCCATCACTTTCTTTAACATATACCACAGAACCCAAGGTTTTCTCTGAAAGACATCCTGAAATCTCTTTGTTTCTTGTAAAGTTTTCTTGGTTTGTGTCTTCTAATCTTATTTTCTTGGTGTTTTGAAATAACACTGGTTCCAACTTGCTTTTCTCAGTCCGTCGCATCAAATGATCATCCACTTTTGAATCCATACACATAGCAGATACCTGAGTAGCAGGTTTACCAAGGGAAAATCCCATTGGGATGGTTGAATAAATATAGTTTGCAGGTACCTTTGTAAGTAGCAGAAACGTTTCTTCAACTTGATTGCTTGGAAAAGAAATGATAACAAGTGAATACAGTGGGAATTTCAACTAACCTCATGGCAGTGCTTGTTTTCATGAAATATCATGGTGGTGATGCCAAAAACGAAAGTAAAATTGCCTTCCACCTCTCAATGTTTACATTTCCTTTGTGGGAGGGTGTGCAGGTTCTGCAGATTCTCTGAAAGTcgttttaaaaaggaatttaccAGATTTTATGCTTTATCACCTTTCAGAAAATAACAGAACTTCTCTAATCTGTTATATCATTTTTGCTATCAAAAACTTTTAACAAATTATTAAtggattaaagaaataattattgaagGCCAAACACTCTGCTGGGTGTTTGCCAAAAATAAAAGATGCCCAAACAATTGTAAACATTTGCCCACCTACTAACACACcatcaaaatatacaaagcagaTAGGGAATTGAAGAGAGAAATAGGTAGTTAGTTCTATAAtgatagttggagacttcaatactcCACTTTCAATAGTGGATAGAACTAgataaaagataaggaaagagaGGACTTAACAGATTAAACCAAACagatttaacaaacatttataagaaCACTCTACTCAACAATAGCATACACATTCTCCTGTGCACTTGGGATATTTTCCAGGACAGACTATATGTTAGGACACAAATTAagtctcaatttcttttatagatttttttttgagacacacacccgtgcacacacatacagaatgtgcaaggggaggggcaggaggagagggagagagagagtcctcaagcagactccccactgagtgtggagccctctgtggggcttgatcccaggaccctgagatcatgccctaagctgaaatcaagagccagctgcttaatcaactgagccacccaggcaccccaagtctcaactgattttaaaagatagatatcATACAAGGTATCCTCTCTGACTGCAACAGATTGAAGGTAGAAATCACTAACAGAAGTAAAACATGAAAATTTACACATCTGTAGAAATTAGCACACTCTTTAACAACCACTGGAccagaagaaatcacaaggggaattagaaaatacttagggatgaatttgaacaaaattacaacatatcaaaacttattGGATGCAGCTAAATCGATGCTAAAGGGGGTAATTCATAGcttataaacacattaaaaaaaacaagacagatcTTAAAACATCAACCTAACTTTGTagcttaaggaactagaaaaagaataaaaaactataCTCATAGCAaaaggaagggaataataaagattagagcagatgaataaaaaacaggaaaacaacaaaacacaatgaAACCAAAGGTGGTTctttaaaagatcaacaaaattggcAAAACTTTAACTAGATGGactagggaaaaaagagagaagattaaaattattaaaattagaaatgaaaagtggGGCATTACTACtgattctacagaaataaaaagaattataagagagtGTTCTGAAAagttgtatgccaacaaattgaatatTCTAgctgaaatggacaaattcctagaaacaaaacctaccaagactgtgatgaagaaacagaaaatctgaaaagacctACGACTACTAAGGAGATTGAATCGGTAACCAAAAAACTCTTggcaaagaaaagcccaggaccagatggcatCACTGgcgaattctaccagacatttaaagaattaataccaagatttttcaaacttttccaaacattgaagaggagggaatactttCTAACTCATTCTGTGTTACCCTGATATAAAAGCCAGGCAAGGcactacaaaaaaacaaacctagagACCAACATTCCTAGTGTGCATTAATAcaaaaagtctcaacaaaatactaacaaacccTGACCAAGTGGGTTTATTCCTACAATGCAAGAAAGGCTCAATATATGAAAATTGATCAACATATCACAttacagaatgaagaaaagaatcacACAATCATTTCaattgcagaaaaatatttgataaaaattcaacaaactttcatgataaaaccaacaaaccagaaaaagaaggaaaatacctcaacataatacaTGCCAtaatatgaaaaacccacagcaaatagcatactcaatagtgaaagctttccctttaaaatcaggaataaggcaagaatgcccactttcaccacttctatataatatagtactagaagttctagccagagcaaaacgaaataaaaggcacacaaattggaaaagaagtaaaagtacttctattcacagatgatatgattttatatgaTAGAAAACTCtgaagactccacaaaaaaactgttggagctaataaatgaatttggcaAAGTTGTAGGATGCAGTCAGCACACAAAAGTCAGCGGCATTTCTAGCCAAGaatgctttatccagcaaggctgtcattcagaatagaggataaagagtttccaagacaaaaacaaaacaaacaactaagggaatttgtgaacactaaaccagctctgcaagaaatattaaagaggaccctttgagcagagagagagaccaaaagtaacaaagaccaaaAGGAACAGAGGCAATTGGCAGGAATAGAAACTTTACAGGTAACAccatgacactaaattcatatctttcaataatcactctgaatacTAATGaactgctccaatcaaaagagaTAAACATCAGAATGAGTAAAAGAACAAGACCCATTGACATGCTGACCCCagaagattcattttagacccaaagacacctccagttggaaagtgaggggatagagaacCATTTATTACGCTActgaacatcaaaagaaagctggagtggccagccatcagacaaactagattttaaaccaaagactgtaataagacatgaagagggacacaaagagatctaacaattgtaaatatgtagGCCACAAACTAGGGAGCAACCAAATGTATAAATCAGTCACAAAAttaaacacattgataataatacatagtagtaggggactttaacaccccacttaacagcaatggacagatcatctgaGGACATCAATAAGGAACAAAGGCTTTTAatgacactggaccagatggacttaacagatatacccagaacatttcatcctaaagcagcagaatacatactCATTTTGAGTGCACacagaactttctccagaacaaatcatatactgggtcacaaatcaggactcaaacagtacaaaaagactgagcttataccatgcatattttcagaccacaaatgctcaatatcactcggttatcagggaaatacacatcaaaaccataatgagatatcacctcacaccagtcagaatgctAAAACGAACAATTCAGGAAACAATatatgttggtgagaatgtggagaaaggggaacccttgtgcactgttggtaggaatgcaaactggaacaGCCAATCTgggaacagtgtggaggttcctcaaaaagtttaaaatagaactaccctacaacccagcactTGCATTACTAGGttttatccaaaggataaaaaaatagtaattgttaaatttctgtatgtttaaaaCTGTGTCAAAATGCAAAgttgaaaaaaagttaaaaataatatacaattaatccttgaacaacacaggtttgaactgcatgcaaattttttttcaataaatatggcatagtaatgtaaatgtatttcttatgattttcttaataaacttttctctagcttacttatAAGAATACaggagagaatatatatatataacaaacaaaatatgAGTTTTTTTGTATTATTGGCAAGGCTTCCAgtcagcagtaggctattagtaattcAGTTTTTGGGGAATTGATAgatatatgcagatttttgactgcatgggcAGGGAGTTGGTGCCCCTAGCCTCTGCACTGTT is drawn from Canis lupus baileyi chromosome 11, mCanLup2.hap1, whole genome shotgun sequence and contains these coding sequences:
- the C11H2orf15 gene encoding uncharacterized protein C2orf15 homolog yields the protein MGFSLGKPATQVSAMCMDSKVDDHLMRRTEKSKLEPVLFQNTKKIRLEDTNQENFTRNKEISGCLSEKTLGSVVYVKESDGIEMTDVE